A stretch of the Mycobacterium sp. ITM-2016-00317 genome encodes the following:
- the atpA gene encoding F0F1 ATP synthase subunit alpha codes for MAELTISASDIEGAIEDYVSSFTADNEREEVGTVIDAGDGIAHVEGLPSVMTQELLEFPGGVLGVALNLDEHSIGAVILGDFAKIEEGQQVKRTGEVLSVPVGDAFLGRVINPLGQPIDGQGDIEAETRRALELQAPSVVQRQGVSEPLQTGIKAIDSQTPIGRGQRQLIIGDRKTGKTAVAVDTILNQREAWETGDPKQQVRCVYVAIGQKGTTIASVKRALEEGGAMEYTTIVAAPASDAAGFKWLAPYTGSAIGQHWMYDGKHVLIVFDDLSKQADAYRAISLLLRRPPGREAFPGDVFYLHSRLLERCAKLSDELGGGSMTGLPIIETKANDISAFIPTNVISITDGQCFLESDLFNQGVRPAINVGVSVSRVGGAAQIKAMKEVAGSLRLELSQYRELESFAAFASDLDAASKAQLDRGARLVELLKQPQYTPYPVEDQVVAIFLGTKGHLDSVPVEDVARFEQEVLEHVKGSHEEILKEIRETKKLSDETAEKLTDVINEFKKGFSTTDGSSVVVNEAGAEAMDEADVEKESVKVRKPAPKK; via the coding sequence ATGGCAGAGTTGACAATCTCGGCTTCTGACATCGAAGGTGCGATCGAGGACTACGTCTCCTCCTTCACCGCCGACAACGAGCGGGAAGAGGTCGGCACCGTGATCGACGCCGGTGACGGCATCGCCCACGTCGAGGGTCTGCCCTCGGTGATGACCCAGGAACTGCTGGAGTTCCCCGGCGGCGTCCTCGGTGTCGCACTGAACCTCGACGAGCACAGCATCGGCGCGGTCATCCTCGGTGACTTCGCGAAGATCGAAGAAGGCCAGCAGGTCAAGCGCACCGGCGAGGTTCTCTCGGTCCCGGTCGGGGATGCGTTCCTCGGTCGCGTCATCAACCCGCTCGGCCAGCCGATCGACGGCCAGGGCGACATCGAGGCCGAAACCCGCCGCGCCCTGGAACTCCAGGCGCCGTCGGTGGTTCAGCGTCAGGGTGTCTCCGAGCCGCTGCAGACCGGCATCAAGGCCATCGACAGCCAGACCCCGATCGGCCGCGGCCAGCGTCAGCTGATCATCGGCGACCGCAAGACCGGCAAGACGGCCGTCGCGGTCGACACCATCCTCAACCAGCGTGAGGCGTGGGAGACCGGCGACCCGAAGCAGCAGGTGCGCTGCGTGTACGTCGCGATCGGCCAGAAGGGCACCACGATCGCCTCGGTGAAGCGGGCCCTCGAAGAGGGCGGCGCGATGGAGTACACCACCATCGTCGCGGCCCCCGCCTCGGACGCCGCCGGCTTCAAGTGGCTGGCCCCGTACACCGGTTCGGCCATCGGCCAGCACTGGATGTACGACGGCAAGCACGTGCTGATCGTGTTCGACGACCTGTCCAAGCAGGCCGACGCCTACCGCGCGATCTCGCTGCTGCTGCGTCGCCCTCCGGGCCGCGAGGCGTTCCCCGGTGACGTCTTCTACCTGCACTCTCGCCTGCTGGAGCGTTGCGCGAAGCTGTCCGATGAGCTCGGTGGTGGTTCGATGACGGGTCTGCCGATCATCGAGACCAAGGCCAACGACATCTCGGCGTTCATCCCGACCAACGTCATCTCGATCACCGACGGCCAGTGCTTCCTGGAGTCCGACCTGTTCAACCAGGGCGTCCGGCCGGCCATCAACGTCGGTGTGTCGGTGTCCCGCGTCGGTGGCGCCGCGCAGATCAAGGCAATGAAGGAAGTGGCAGGAAGTCTCCGCTTGGAGCTGTCGCAGTATCGCGAGCTGGAGTCGTTCGCGGCGTTCGCCTCGGATCTGGATGCCGCCTCGAAGGCGCAGCTGGACCGCGGTGCCCGCCTCGTCGAGCTGCTGAAGCAGCCGCAGTACACCCCGTACCCGGTCGAGGATCAGGTCGTCGCGATCTTCCTCGGCACCAAGGGCCACCTGGATTCGGTTCCCGTCGAGGACGTCGCACGCTTCGAGCAGGAAGTGCTCGAGCATGTGAAGGGTTCGCACGAGGAGATCCTCAAGGAGATCCGCGAGACGAAGAAGCTCTCCGACGAGACTGCGGAGAAGCTGACCGACGTCATCAACGAGTTCAAGAAGGGCTTCTCGACGACCGACGGCAGCTCGGTGGTGGTCAACGAGGCCGGCGCCGAGGCGATGGACGAGGCTGACGTCGAGAAGGAATCCGTCAAGGTCCGCAAGCCGGCCCCGAAGAAGTAA